The Fulvia fulva chromosome 6, complete sequence genome includes a window with the following:
- a CDS encoding Uridylate kinase, translating to MMATPLDVTLVGIVGGPGSGKGTQCSRLAKSLNLEHLSIGDVLRAEMADKNNPHAQTIKDNMTAGRVGPPHLTVGLLKKRILAAMERGIQTFVLDGTGLIFTTNKSVADEDPGWARNTDQCTYLEREIAPVKKVIVLECGDEVLMQRLAAAQRDRFDDNADNIQRRIDTFRETTSKVIDAFEAAGKVTRIDGERDVEAVHRELLGEVQAVMKT from the coding sequence ATGATGGCGACTCCTTTGGACGTCACCCTAGTCGGCATCGTTGGCGGTCCTGGGTCAGGCAAAGGCACGCAGTGCTCACGACTTGCGAAAAGCTTGAACCTCGAACATCTCAGCATTGGAGACGTTCTGCGCGCCGAGATGGCAGACAAGAACAACCCGCATGCGCAGACCATCAAAGACAACATGACTGCCGGCCGTGTGGGTCCACCGCATCTCACAGTCGGATTACTGAAGAAGCGCATACTGGCCGCGATGGAACGAGGTATCCAGACCTTTGTTCTTGACGGAACAGGACTCATCTTCACCACAAATAAGTCAGTGGCTGATGAAGACCCAGGGTGGGCTCGAAACACAGATCAATGCACGTATCTTGAGCGCGAGATAGCACCGGTGAAGAAGGTCATTGTGCTTGAATGTGGAGATGAAGTGCTCATGCAGCGGCTGGCTGCCGCTCAGAGGGACCGGTTCGACGACAATGCCGATAACATACAGAGGCGCATCGACACATTCCGGGAGACGACATCAAAAGTGATAGATGCTTTCGAAGCCGCTGGAAAAGTGACCAGAATTGACGGCGAGAGGGACGTTGAAGCTGTCCATCGGGAGCTTTTGGGGGAGGTACAAGCTGTGATGAAGACTTAG
- a CDS encoding Fe(II)/2-oxoglutarate-dependent dioxygenase nvfI, which translates to MPYKDKDSEAGDIRPMNRKVLLRSLCFYSPPPDGHQPRYMETNLTQPGAGQRNYDHYRKIVPIYDIRNRESSFDVAKNSFTPLPNAFHISKAISFDDEDDVRARYLPEVENIIFENVKGSQKVLPYDVVIRKASSVKVAHRQVNKLHVDQSPRGAYKRATKHFPKADSDAIIKGNLRLRIINLWKPIYNIVHDHPLVFADHRSLKPGDMIPVEQAYPDYVGETYCGKYRPGQQFWYWSDMRTEDVLLLQCFDSQRTADVDGGLEHVQCLHGSFELDTDGLEPCDRASVEVRCLVLG; encoded by the coding sequence ATGCCTTATAAAGACAAAGACTCAGAAGCTGGTGATATCAGGCCTATGAACCGCAAGGTACTGCTCAGAAGCTTATGCTTCTACTCTCCGCCACCAGATGGTCACCAGCCTCGCTATATGGAGACAAACCTCACTCAACCCGGAGCTGGCCAACGGAACTACGATCACTACAGAAAGATTGTGCCTATCTACGACATCCGCAATCGGGAATCATCGTTCGACGTTGCGAAGAACTCTTTCACTCCTCTTCCAAACGCGTTCCATATCAGCAAGGCGATCTCGTTCGACGATGAGGATGATGTTCGAGCTCGTTACCTTCCCGAAGTTGAGAACATAATCTTTGAGAATGTAAAAGGATCCCAGAAGGTTCTACCCTACGATGTCGTTATAAGGAAAGCTTCGAGCGTCAAGGTTGCTCATCGACAGGTCAACAAGCTCCACGTAGACCAATCCCCAAGAGGAGCGTACAAACGGGCTACAAAACATTTCCCCAAGGCAGATTCGGACGCAATCATCAAAGGTAACCTGCGCCTCCGTATCATCAACCTCTGGAAGCCTATATACAACATAGTACACGACCACCCCCTTGTGTTCGCCGACCACAGGTCCCTGAAGCCGGGAGACATGATTCCAGTGGAGCAGGCATACCCAGACTACGTGGGGGAGACTTACTGCGGGAAGTACAGACCTGGGCAGCAGTTCTGGTACTGGAGCGATATGAGGACGGAAGATGTTCTGCTGTTGCAGTGCTTCGATAGTCAAAGGACAGCTGATGTGGATGGAGGTCTTGAGCATGTGCAATGCTTGCACGGGTCCTTTGAGCTTGATACCGACGGCCTTGAGCCCTGCGATAGAGCTAGTGTTGAGGTGCGTTGTCTTGTGCTTGGCTGA